Proteins from a genomic interval of Garciella nitratireducens DSM 15102:
- a CDS encoding CCA tRNA nucleotidyltransferase, translating to MYLNMPEGAQKILNLLSKEGYEGYLVGGCIRDFLLGKDARDWDITTNAAIEDLINIFEKQDVKVIPLGVKNGTIVIILKGDRYEITTFRKRSQPMYHNPLEEDLSLRDFTINAMAYHPSLGIIDYFGGKKDLKERVIRVIEEKKERLEEDPLRILRAVRLSVELDFSISPKSMKELQVTKDLLKNISKERIREELNKILLCEQPSQAIRLLAELQLLDYIIPELKKTIGFDQRNPHHTKDIFEHTLAVLDNTSKDLILRLAALLHDIGKPDTFFIGKDKIGHFYNHQKVSMELGRKILKRLRYSKKTIDKVSILIKEHMFYAPSISSKGVRRFIHRIGTENLERFFQLQRADVLGAKTDNDLTYINQLEEKCKEILKQSPPLTIKDLNIDGYDLIKIGVPQGPKMKKILEYLLNKVLENPELNEKEKLMEMVERII from the coding sequence TTGTACTTAAATATGCCAGAGGGAGCACAAAAGATTTTAAATTTATTATCAAAAGAAGGGTATGAAGGATATCTAGTGGGGGGCTGTATCCGAGATTTTTTATTGGGAAAAGATGCTAGAGATTGGGATATTACTACCAATGCAGCGATAGAAGATCTTATAAACATTTTTGAAAAGCAGGATGTAAAAGTAATACCCTTAGGAGTCAAAAATGGTACAATTGTAATTATTTTAAAAGGAGATAGGTATGAGATTACTACGTTTCGAAAAAGAAGCCAACCAATGTATCATAATCCATTAGAAGAGGACCTCAGTTTAAGAGATTTTACTATTAATGCTATGGCTTATCATCCTAGTTTAGGGATTATAGATTATTTTGGAGGGAAAAAAGATTTAAAAGAAAGAGTGATTCGAGTAATAGAAGAGAAAAAAGAACGTTTGGAAGAAGATCCTTTAAGAATATTACGTGCAGTAAGACTTTCAGTAGAATTAGATTTTTCTATTTCTCCCAAAAGCATGAAAGAATTGCAAGTCACCAAAGATTTATTGAAAAATATAAGCAAAGAAAGAATACGGGAGGAACTGAATAAAATTCTTCTATGCGAACAACCATCTCAAGCAATAAGGTTATTAGCAGAGTTACAGTTATTAGATTATATCATACCTGAACTAAAAAAAACCATTGGATTTGATCAGAGAAATCCTCATCATACAAAGGATATTTTTGAACATACTTTAGCGGTGTTAGACAATACCTCTAAAGATCTAATTCTTCGACTTGCAGCTTTACTTCATGATATTGGAAAACCAGATACATTTTTTATAGGAAAGGATAAAATTGGGCATTTTTATAATCATCAAAAAGTCAGTATGGAACTGGGAAGAAAGATTTTAAAACGACTCAGATATAGTAAAAAAACAATCGATAAAGTTTCTATTCTTATAAAAGAACATATGTTTTATGCTCCTTCTATTTCTTCTAAAGGGGTCAGACGTTTTATTCATAGAATAGGAACGGAGAACTTAGAAAGATTTTTTCAACTTCAAAGAGCAGATGTTTTAGGTGCTAAAACAGATAATGATCTTACCTATATCAATCAATTAGAAGAAAAATGTAAAGAAATTTTAAAACAATCTCCTCCTCTTACCATAAAAGATTTAAACATAGATGGTTATGATTTGATTAAAATAGGAGTTCCTCAAGGTCCTAAGATGAAAAAAATATTGGAGTATTTATTAAATAAAGTATTAGAAAATCCAGAACTTAATGAGAAGGAGAAGTTAATGGAGATGGTGGAGAGAATAATATAA
- a CDS encoding CRISPR-associated endonuclease Cas3'': MQFIAHIRKKDKQVQTVEEHLIETKRLSEIYGEKIGVKHITGLAGMLHDLGKYTNEFREYILEAVNNPDIPSRRGKVDHSTAGGKFLYEFFHIPKKNLSLYKGLIAEVVGNAIISHHSYLHDFLNPSLESNYLHRVKEKELHEFNMTIQSFFEKVIFHLFLTLPYFFCRTFIGAWIEISS; encoded by the coding sequence ATGCAGTTCATTGCTCATATTCGTAAAAAGGATAAACAGGTGCAAACTGTTGAAGAACATTTAATAGAAACAAAAAGATTATCAGAAATATACGGAGAAAAGATTGGAGTAAAACATATCACAGGTTTAGCCGGGATGCTTCATGATTTAGGTAAATATACAAATGAATTTAGAGAGTATATTTTAGAAGCAGTAAACAATCCAGATATTCCATCTAGAAGAGGAAAAGTAGACCATTCCACTGCAGGGGGAAAATTTTTATATGAATTTTTTCATATACCTAAAAAAAATTTAAGTTTATATAAAGGATTAATTGCAGAAGTTGTAGGAAACGCTATTATATCTCATCATTCTTATCTTCATGATTTTTTAAATCCTTCTTTAGAATCAAATTATTTACACAGAGTTAAAGAAAAAGAATTACATGAATTTAATATGACGATACAAAGTTTTTTTGAAAAAGTTATTTTCCATTTGTTTTTGACCCTTCCTTATTTTTTTTGTCGCACCTTTATAGGTGCGTGGATTGAAATTTCTAGCTGA
- the glpT gene encoding glycerol-3-phosphate transporter, which translates to MLKIFRPAPKIERMEESKIDSVYKRYRLQVFISIFIGYAAYYFIRKNFNMAIPYLIETYGFSKTQIGLVGSALGIAYGISKFVMGNVSDRSNPRYFMATGLILSGIINLMLGFSSTVPILFILMLLNGWFQGMGWPPAGRTMTHWFSDRERGFKMSIWNVSHNVGGALVPVLALAGLNLFSSWRGMFYFPAIISIIVGIIVLIFLRDTPQSVGLPPIEEYKNDYPEIQVDDRERELSAKEILIQYVLCNKYIWYIAIANIFVYLVRYGVMDWIPVYLKEMKGFNIEDAGLTFSLFEWAAIPGTIIVGWLSDKVFHGRRAPMGVICMIGVIVSVFTYWKSTNLIVINIAIAFVGALIYGPVMLIGVAALDYVPKKAAGTAAGFTGLFGYIGGEVSANVIIGMIIDNAGWDGVFKLIIVSSILAIVFLGLTWNTHDRSKENQNQIESKS; encoded by the coding sequence ATGTTAAAAATTTTTAGGCCTGCTCCTAAAATCGAACGTATGGAAGAAAGCAAGATTGATAGCGTGTATAAAAGATATCGTTTGCAGGTGTTTATAAGTATTTTTATTGGTTATGCAGCATACTATTTTATTAGAAAAAATTTCAATATGGCTATACCTTATTTAATAGAAACTTATGGATTTTCAAAAACTCAAATAGGTCTAGTTGGATCTGCTTTAGGGATAGCATATGGGATTAGTAAGTTTGTCATGGGGAATGTATCTGATCGAAGTAATCCTAGATACTTTATGGCAACTGGTCTTATTTTATCAGGGATTATAAATTTAATGCTTGGTTTTTCATCAACGGTTCCAATTTTATTTATTTTAATGCTTTTAAATGGTTGGTTTCAGGGAATGGGATGGCCTCCAGCAGGAAGAACAATGACACATTGGTTTTCAGATAGAGAACGTGGATTTAAAATGTCTATTTGGAATGTTTCTCATAATGTTGGAGGAGCTTTAGTTCCTGTATTAGCATTAGCAGGACTTAATTTATTTTCTAGTTGGAGAGGGATGTTTTATTTTCCTGCAATAATATCAATTATTGTTGGGATTATTGTTTTAATCTTTTTAAGAGATACGCCTCAATCAGTAGGATTACCTCCTATTGAAGAATATAAAAATGATTATCCAGAAATACAAGTAGATGATAGGGAAAGAGAATTATCAGCAAAAGAAATACTAATACAATATGTTTTGTGCAATAAATATATTTGGTATATTGCAATAGCTAATATATTTGTATATTTAGTAAGATATGGGGTTATGGATTGGATTCCTGTTTATTTAAAAGAGATGAAAGGATTTAATATTGAAGACGCAGGTTTAACGTTTTCATTATTTGAATGGGCAGCTATACCTGGCACAATTATTGTTGGATGGTTAAGTGATAAGGTTTTTCATGGAAGAAGGGCACCAATGGGTGTGATTTGTATGATAGGAGTAATTGTTTCTGTATTTACATATTGGAAAAGTACTAATTTAATAGTGATTAATATAGCAATTGCTTTTGTAGGAGCATTGATTTATGGGCCAGTGATGCTTATAGGTGTGGCAGCTCTTGATTATGTACCTAAAAAAGCAGCAGGTACTGCAGCTGGATTTACAGGATTATTTGGGTACATAGGAGGAGAGGTTTCAGCAAATGTTATTATAGGAATGATAATTGATAATGCTGGTTGGGACGGAGTGTTTAAGCTTATTATTGTTTCTTCTATATTAGCGATTGTATTTTTAGGGCTAACTTGGAATACTCATGATCGATCAAAAGAAAATCAAAATCAAATTGAGTCTAAATCATAA